The proteins below are encoded in one region of Fibrella aestuarina BUZ 2:
- the atpB gene encoding F0F1 ATP synthase subunit A, with protein sequence MMCSSINKLVLAFALIISTVAGAFAQEHTLDGQETHEEQKKGFNVGEMITHHISDDRGWEFAHGVTLPLPIILYSADRGLEVFSSSRLNHGAIYNGYKSEHGHIHRVTEAGEPVEGVHVRDFSITKNVAALMLSAVILLVVFTSIAGAYGKNKGKAPKGLQSFLEPIVVFVRDEIAKPNLGPKYEKYLPYLLTLFFFILVNNLLGLLPGGANLTGNIAVTLVLAVITFLVTNLSGNKHYWLHLVKPTGVPVALLPIMIPVEIVGLIMKPLSLMIRLFANITAGHIIILSLLSLIFIAGQAGAGTGWGVSAIVVPFTLFMNLIELLVAFLQAFIFTLLTSMYIGSAIEEHHEADHGIGYEGPGEEIG encoded by the coding sequence ATGATGTGCTCGTCAATTAATAAATTGGTTTTAGCCTTCGCGCTGATCATCAGTACGGTAGCTGGTGCCTTCGCGCAGGAACACACCCTCGACGGTCAGGAGACTCACGAAGAACAGAAGAAAGGATTCAACGTGGGGGAAATGATCACTCACCACATCAGCGATGATCGTGGCTGGGAGTTTGCTCATGGCGTTACGTTGCCCCTGCCGATCATACTATATTCAGCCGATCGGGGTCTGGAAGTGTTCTCGTCGTCGCGTCTGAACCACGGGGCCATCTACAACGGCTACAAATCAGAACACGGTCACATTCACCGCGTCACTGAAGCGGGTGAACCGGTTGAAGGTGTTCACGTTCGTGATTTTTCGATCACCAAAAACGTAGCTGCGCTCATGCTCAGTGCCGTTATTCTGCTGGTCGTGTTTACGTCAATTGCCGGTGCCTATGGTAAGAATAAGGGAAAAGCACCCAAAGGGCTGCAATCCTTCTTGGAGCCGATCGTCGTGTTTGTACGGGACGAAATTGCCAAGCCAAACCTCGGTCCCAAGTACGAAAAATACCTGCCTTATCTGCTGACGTTGTTCTTCTTTATCCTCGTCAACAACCTGCTGGGGCTGCTGCCCGGCGGTGCCAACCTGACGGGTAATATTGCCGTAACGCTGGTACTGGCCGTGATTACTTTTCTAGTCACTAACCTGAGCGGCAACAAGCACTACTGGTTGCACCTGGTGAAGCCGACGGGCGTACCCGTTGCGCTGCTGCCGATCATGATCCCGGTCGAAATTGTTGGCCTGATCATGAAACCACTGTCGCTGATGATCCGGTTGTTCGCCAACATCACGGCGGGGCACATCATCATTCTGAGCTTGCTTTCGCTGATCTTCATTGCGGGTCAGGCGGGTGCCGGTACGGGCTGGGGCGTCAGCGCCATCGTGGTGCCGTTTACCCTCTTCATGAACCTGATCGAGTTGCTGGTGGCGTTCCTGCAGGCGT
- a CDS encoding polyprenyl synthetase family protein encodes MALSIADIQAPIAAEMDRFEQTFKDLMKSDVMLLDQIMTYIVRRKGKQLRPMFVFLTAGVCGQINDSTYRGAALIELLHTASLVHDDVVDDSNYRRGFFSVNALWKNKIAVLVGDYLLSRGLLLSVDNHDFELLGIASKAVRDLSEGELLQIEKARRLDITEAVYYEIIRQKTASLISACCAMGARSANASAEVLGTARLFGEKVGIAFQIKDDLFDYGTAEVGKPLGIDIKEKKMTLPLIYALSQAGSGEKRRIINTIKNHSDEPKRVNEVITFVKQSGGLDYATRAMEDYVRQAQELLHTLPPSTYRDSLDGLIQYTIERSK; translated from the coding sequence ATGGCTCTTTCTATTGCTGACATACAGGCTCCCATTGCTGCCGAAATGGACCGTTTCGAGCAAACATTCAAAGACCTGATGAAAAGCGATGTGATGCTGCTCGATCAGATCATGACGTACATCGTGCGGCGGAAAGGCAAACAACTCCGCCCCATGTTTGTCTTCCTGACGGCGGGCGTGTGCGGGCAGATCAACGATTCGACCTACCGGGGCGCCGCCCTGATCGAACTGCTGCATACGGCTTCGCTTGTGCACGATGATGTGGTCGACGACTCCAACTACCGACGTGGTTTCTTCTCGGTAAACGCCCTTTGGAAAAACAAAATTGCGGTCCTCGTCGGCGATTATTTACTGTCGAGGGGTTTGCTGCTGTCGGTCGACAACCATGACTTCGAGTTGTTGGGTATCGCCTCAAAAGCTGTCCGCGACCTGTCGGAAGGTGAACTGTTGCAGATCGAGAAAGCCCGCCGCCTCGACATCACCGAGGCGGTCTATTACGAGATTATCCGGCAGAAGACGGCGTCGCTGATCTCGGCCTGTTGCGCGATGGGCGCCCGTTCTGCCAATGCCTCGGCCGAGGTGCTGGGAACGGCCCGGCTTTTTGGCGAAAAAGTGGGCATCGCCTTCCAGATTAAAGATGACCTCTTCGACTACGGTACCGCCGAAGTAGGCAAGCCGCTGGGGATCGATATCAAAGAAAAGAAAATGACATTGCCGCTCATCTATGCGTTGAGTCAGGCCGGGTCGGGCGAGAAACGGCGCATCATCAATACCATTAAAAACCACAGCGACGAGCCCAAACGGGTCAACGAGGTAATCACTTTCGTGAAGCAGTCGGGTGGGCTCGACTACGCCACGCGGGCCATGGAAGACTATGTCCGGCAGGCACAGGAGTTGTTGCACACGTTGCCGCCCTCGACTTACCGCGATTCGCTCGACGGCCTGATTCAGTACACCATCGAGCGAAGCAAGTAG
- a CDS encoding patatin-like phospholipase family protein, whose amino-acid sequence MLDQPTIPAAEVHSSPLPTSCGRTLVLGGGSLKGAFQCGAILAVLERGFKPESIYGISVGSLNATFLTHEANRQFAKTGQIDWPKAGRALMEFWVRNITKPDDVAVIRSRFLTGYNTLMSRFDGYLDNTPLQNLIRRHIDVAVLRQGPIKLKVGAVNIIEGDMVYVDPSDEHFLEYVFASSSLPFLMPAVQIGGDHRKAFLDGGLREVAPVREAIDDGATEIMCIACHAKRVFNEAFNYRSLLNLMERVKDITVNQIVNNDIAWAERFVEREKLRGHAFSLTVIRPTVPLTLNLQKFDSNDISKLIVQGYEAATAVLQQPAKA is encoded by the coding sequence ATGCTCGACCAACCGACCATTCCCGCCGCCGAAGTCCATTCCTCTCCCCTACCCACTTCCTGCGGCCGAACCCTGGTACTGGGGGGCGGCTCACTGAAAGGTGCCTTTCAATGCGGCGCCATCCTGGCCGTTCTGGAAAGAGGGTTCAAACCCGAGTCGATCTATGGCATCTCGGTGGGTAGCCTGAACGCCACGTTCCTTACCCACGAAGCCAACCGGCAATTTGCTAAAACAGGGCAGATCGACTGGCCAAAAGCCGGTCGGGCGCTAATGGAGTTCTGGGTACGTAACATCACCAAGCCCGATGATGTTGCCGTGATCCGGTCGCGCTTTCTGACAGGCTACAACACGTTGATGAGCCGGTTCGATGGCTATCTGGATAATACGCCCCTCCAGAACCTAATTCGGCGCCATATCGACGTAGCGGTGTTACGGCAGGGACCGATCAAATTAAAGGTAGGCGCGGTGAACATTATCGAAGGCGATATGGTCTACGTAGATCCCAGCGATGAGCATTTTCTGGAGTATGTGTTCGCCAGCAGTTCGCTGCCGTTTCTGATGCCGGCCGTGCAGATTGGCGGCGACCACCGCAAGGCGTTTCTCGATGGTGGCCTGCGCGAAGTAGCGCCCGTGCGTGAGGCGATCGACGACGGTGCCACCGAGATCATGTGCATCGCCTGCCACGCCAAGCGGGTGTTCAATGAGGCCTTCAACTACCGCAGTTTGCTCAACCTGATGGAGCGGGTGAAAGACATCACGGTCAATCAAATCGTGAACAACGACATTGCCTGGGCCGAGCGCTTTGTGGAGCGGGAAAAGCTGCGGGGTCATGCGTTCAGCCTCACCGTCATCCGCCCGACGGTACCCTTAACGCTGAACCTTCAGAAATTCGACTCCAACGACATCAGTAAGCTCATCGTGCAGGGCTACGAAGCCGCT